A genomic window from Canis lupus dingo isolate Sandy chromosome 13, ASM325472v2, whole genome shotgun sequence includes:
- the LOC125752321 gene encoding histidine-rich glycoprotein-like isoform X24, which produces MHTHAHTHTVDAWQVETHTHTHAHTHWLSGGWRRTQTHTHTLDAWQVETHTHWMPSRWRHTHTHTHTHTGCLVGRHTHTHWMPGRWRHTHAHTRAHTRTHTLDAWQVETHTCTHTRTRTQWMPGRWRRTRTHTRTHTGCLAGGDAHKHTHTHWMPGRWRHTHTGCLAGGDTHTHTHTHWMPGRWRHTRAHTHTHTLDAWQGETQTHKHTHTGCLAGGDTHTHTHTHTGCLAGGDTHTHTGCLAGGDTHTHTHTHWMPGRWRHTRAHTHTHTLDAWQGETQTHKHTHTGCLAGGDTHTHTHTHTHTGCLAGGDTHTLDAWQGETQTHKHTHTGCLAGGDTHTHTHTHTHWMPGRWRHKHTHTHTHTGCLAGGDTHTHTGCLAGGDTHTHTLDAWQVETHTHTHWMPGRWRHTHTHTGCLAGGDTHTHTLDAWQVETHTHTHWMPGRWRHTHTHTGCLAGRHTHTHWRDTHTHTGCLAGGDTHTHTHTHIPPLLHF; this is translated from the exons atgcacacacacgcgcacacgcacacagtggatgcctggcaggtggagacgcacacgcacacacacgcgcacacacactgGCTGTCTGGCGGGTGGAgacgcacacaaacacacacacacacattggatgcctggcaggtggagacacacacacactggatgcctagcag gtggagacacacacacacacacacacacacacacactggatgcctggtag gtagacacacacacacacactggatgcctggcaggtggagacacacacatgcacacacacgcgcacacacgcgcacgcacacactggatgcctggcaggtggagacacacacatgcacacacacgcgcacacgcacacagtggatgcctggcaggtggagacgcacacgcacacacacgcgcacacacactgGCTGTCTGGCGGGTGGAgacgcacacaaacacacacacacacattggatgcctggcaggtggagacacacacacactggatgcctagcaggtggagacacacacacacacacacacacacactggatgcctggcaggtggagacacacacgcgcacacacacacacgcacacactggatgcctggcagggggagacacaaacacacaaacacacacacactggatgcctggcag gtggagacacacacacacacacacacacacacactggatgcctggcag gtggagacacacacacacacactggatgcctggcag gtggagacacacacacacacacacacacacactggatgcctggcaggtggagacacacacgcgcacacacacacacgcacacactggatgcctggcagggggagacacaaacacacaaacacacacacactggatgcctggcaggtggagacacacacacacacacacacacacacacacacactggatgcctggcaggtggagacacacacacactggatgcctggcag ggggagacacaaacacacaaacacacacacactggatgcctggcaggtggagacacacacacacacacacacacacacacacactggatgcctggcag gtggagacacaaacacacacacacacacacacacactggatgcctggcag gtggagacacacacacacacactggatgcctggcaggtggagacacacacacacacacactggatgcctggcaggtggagacacacacacacacacactggatgcctggcaggtggagacacacacacacacacactggatgcctggcaggtggagacacacacacacacacactggatgcctggcaggtggagacacacacacacacacactggatgcctggcaggtggagacacacacacacacacactggatgcctggcaggtagacacacacacacacactggagagacacacacacacacactggatgcctggcagggggagacacacacacacacacacacactcacatcccCCCTTTGCTGCATTTCTAG
- the LOC125752321 gene encoding filaggrin-2-like isoform X17: MHTHAHTHTVDAWQVETHTHTHAHTHWLSGGWRRTQTHTHTLDAWQVETHTHWMPSRWRHTHTHTHTHTGCLVGRHTHTHWMPGRWRHTHAHTRAHTRTHTLDAWQVETHTCTHTRTRTQWMPGRWRRTRTHTRTHTGCLAGGDAHKHTHTHWMPGRWRHTHTGCLAGGDTHTHTHTHWMPGRWRHTRAHTHTHTLDAWQGETQTHKHTHTGCLAGGDTHTHTHTHTGCLAGGDTHTHTGCLAGGDTHTHTHTHWMPGRWRHTRAHTHTHTLDAWQGETQTHKHTHTGCLAGGDTHTHTHTHTHTGCLAGGDTHTLDAWQVETHTHTHTHTGCLVGGDTNTHTHTHTLDAWQVETHTHTLDAWQVETHTHTHWMPGRWRHTHTHTGCLAGGDTHTHTLDAWQVETHTHTHWMPGRWRHTHTHTGCLAGGDTHTHTLDAWQVDTHTHTGETHTHTLDAWQGETHTHTHTLTSPLCCISRALSSPRSPRSCYDRGGSGYSACRGLQTHTEREAETQAETQAEEEAGSMPGA, encoded by the exons atgcacacacacgcgcacacgcacacagtggatgcctggcaggtggagacgcacacgcacacacacgcgcacacacactgGCTGTCTGGCGGGTGGAgacgcacacaaacacacacacacacattggatgcctggcaggtggagacacacacacactggatgcctagcag gtggagacacacacacacacacacacacacacacactggatgcctggtag gtagacacacacacacacactggatgcctggcaggtggagacacacacatgcacacacacgcgcacacacgcgcacgcacacactggatgcctggcaggtggagacacacacatgcacacacacgcgcacacgcacacagtggatgcctggcaggtggagacgcacacgcacacacacgcgcacacacactgGCTGTCTGGCGGGTGGAgacgcacacaaacacacacacacacattggatgcctggcaggtggagacacacacacactggatgcctagcaggtggagacacacacacacacacacacacacactggatgcctggcaggtggagacacacacgcgcacacacacacacgcacacactggatgcctggcagggggagacacaaacacacaaacacacacacactggatgcctggcag gtggagacacacacacacacacacacacacacactggatgcctggcag gtggagacacacacacacacactggatgcctggcag gtggagacacacacacacacacacacacacactggatgcctggcaggtggagacacacacgcgcacacacacacacgcacacactggatgcctggcagggggagacacaaacacacaaacacacacacactggatgcctggcaggtggagacacacacacacacacacacacacacacacacactggatgcctggcaggtggagacacacacacactggatgcctggcag gtggagacacacacacacacacacacacacactggatgcctggtag gtggagacacaaacacacacacacacacacacacactggatgcctggcag gtggagacacacacacacacactggatgcctggcaggtggagacacacacacacacacactggatgcctggcaggtggagacacacacacacacacactggatgcctggcaggtggagacacacacacacacacactggatgcctggcaggtggagacacacacacacacacactggatgcctggcaggtggagacacacacacacacacactggatgcctggcaggtggagacacacacacacacacactggatgcctggcaggtagacacacacacacacactggagagacacacacacacacactggatgcctggcagggggagacacacacacacacacacacactcacatcccCCCTTTGCTGCATTTCTAGGGCTCTCTCCTCCCCCAGATCCCCCAGATCCTGTTATGATAGAGGTGGCAGTGGCTACTCTGCATGTAGGGGTctccagacacacacagagagagaggcagagacacaggcagagacacaggcagaggaagaagcaggctccatgccgggagcctga
- the LOC125752321 gene encoding filaggrin-2-like isoform X37, with product MHTHAHTHTVDAWQVETHTHTHAHTHWLSGGWRRTQTHTHTLDAWQVETHTHWMPSRWRHTHTHTHTHTGCLVGRHTHTHWMPGRWRHTHAHTRAHTRTHTLDAWQVETHTCTHTRTRTQWMPGRWRRTRTHTRTHTGCLAGGDAHKHTHTHWMPGRWRHTHTGCLAGGDTHTHTHTHTHTGCLAGGDTHTLDAWQVETHTHTHTHTGCLVGGDTNTHTHTHTLDAWQVETHTHTLDAWQVETHTHTHWMPGRWRHTHTHTGCLAGGDTHTHTLDAWQVETHTHTHWMPGRWRHTHTHTGCLAGGDTHTHTLDAWQVDTHTHTGETHTHTLDAWQGETHTHTHTLTSPLCCISRALSSPRSPRSCYDRGGSGYSACRGLQTHTEREAETQAETQAEEEAGSMPGA from the exons atgcacacacacgcgcacacgcacacagtggatgcctggcaggtggagacgcacacgcacacacacgcgcacacacactgGCTGTCTGGCGGGTGGAgacgcacacaaacacacacacacacattggatgcctggcaggtggagacacacacacactggatgcctagcag gtggagacacacacacacacacacacacacacacactggatgcctggtag gtagacacacacacacacactggatgcctggcaggtggagacacacacatgcacacacacgcgcacacacgcgcacgcacacactggatgcctggcaggtggagacacacacatgcacacacacgcgcacacgcacacagtggatgcctggcaggtggagacgcacacgcacacacacgcgcacacacactgGCTGTCTGGCGGGTGGAgacgcacacaaacacacacacacacattggatgcctggcaggtggagacacacacacactggatgcctagcag gtggagacacacacacacacacacacacacacacacacactggatgcctggcaggtggagacacacacacactggatgcctggcag gtggagacacacacacacacacacacacacactggatgcctggtag gtggagacacaaacacacacacacacacacacacactggatgcctggcag gtggagacacacacacacacactggatgcctggcaggtggagacacacacacacacacactggatgcctggcaggtggagacacacacacacacacactggatgcctggcaggtggagacacacacacacacacactggatgcctggcaggtggagacacacacacacacacactggatgcctggcaggtggagacacacacacacacacactggatgcctggcaggtggagacacacacacacacacactggatgcctggcaggtagacacacacacacacactggagagacacacacacacacactggatgcctggcagggggagacacacacacacacacacacactcacatcccCCCTTTGCTGCATTTCTAGGGCTCTCTCCTCCCCCAGATCCCCCAGATCCTGTTATGATAGAGGTGGCAGTGGCTACTCTGCATGTAGGGGTctccagacacacacagagagagaggcagagacacaggcagagacacaggcagaggaagaagcaggctccatgccgggagcctga
- the LOC125752321 gene encoding filaggrin-2-like isoform X35, which produces MHTHAHTHTVDAWQVETHTHTHAHTHWLSGGWRRTQTHTHTLDAWQVETHTHWMPSRWRHTHTHTHTHTGCLVGRHTHTHWMPGRWRHTHAHTRAHTRTHTLDAWQVETHTCTHTRTRTQWMPGRWRRTRTHTRTHTGCLAGGDAHKHTHTHWMPGRWRHTHTGCLAGGDTHTHTHTHTHTGCLAGGDTHAHTHTRTHWMPGRGRHKHTNTHTLDAWQVETHTHTHTHTHTGCLAGGDTNTHTHTHTLDAWQVETHTHTLDAWQVETHTHTHWMPGRWRHTHTHTGCLAGGDTHTHTLDAWQVETHTHTHWMPGRWRHTHTHTGCLAGGDTHTHTLDAWQVDTHTHTGETHTHTLDAWQGETHTHTHTLTSPLCCISRALSSPRSPRSCYDRGGSGYSACRGLQTHTEREAETQAETQAEEEAGSMPGA; this is translated from the exons atgcacacacacgcgcacacgcacacagtggatgcctggcaggtggagacgcacacgcacacacacgcgcacacacactgGCTGTCTGGCGGGTGGAgacgcacacaaacacacacacacacattggatgcctggcaggtggagacacacacacactggatgcctagcag gtggagacacacacacacacacacacacacacacactggatgcctggtag gtagacacacacacacacactggatgcctggcaggtggagacacacacatgcacacacacgcgcacacacgcgcacgcacacactggatgcctggcaggtggagacacacacatgcacacacacgcgcacacgcacacagtggatgcctggcaggtggagacgcacacgcacacacacgcgcacacacactgGCTGTCTGGCGGGTGGAgacgcacacaaacacacacacacacattggatgcctggcaggtggagacacacacacactggatgcctagcag gtggagacacacacacacacacacacacacacacacacactggatgcctggcag gtggagacacacacgcgcacacacacacacgcacacactggatgcctggcagggggagacacaaacacacaaacacacacacactggatgcctggcaggtggagacacacacacacacacacacacacacacacactggatgcctggcag gtggagacacaaacacacacacacacacacacacactggatgcctggcag gtggagacacacacacacacactggatgcctggcaggtggagacacacacacacacacactggatgcctggcaggtggagacacacacacacacacactggatgcctggcaggtggagacacacacacacacacactggatgcctggcaggtggagacacacacacacacacactggatgcctggcaggtggagacacacacacacacacactggatgcctggcaggtggagacacacacacacacacactggatgcctggcaggtagacacacacacacacactggagagacacacacacacacactggatgcctggcagggggagacacacacacacacacacacactcacatcccCCCTTTGCTGCATTTCTAGGGCTCTCTCCTCCCCCAGATCCCCCAGATCCTGTTATGATAGAGGTGGCAGTGGCTACTCTGCATGTAGGGGTctccagacacacacagagagagaggcagagacacaggcagagacacaggcagaggaagaagcaggctccatgccgggagcctga
- the LOC125752321 gene encoding filaggrin-2-like isoform X18 — protein sequence MHTHAHTHTVDAWQVETHTHTHAHTHWLSGGWRRTQTHTHTLDAWQVETHTHWMPSRWRHTHTHTHTHTGCLVGRHTHTHWMPGRWRHTHAHTRAHTRTHTLDAWQVETHTCTHTRTRTQWMPGRWRRTRTHTRTHTGCLAGGDAHKHTHTHWMPGRWRHTHTGCLAGGDTHTHTHTHTHTGCLAGRHTHTHWMPGRWRHTHAHTRAHTRTHTLDAWQVETHTCTHTRTRTQWMPGRWRRTRTHTRTHTGCLAGGDAHKHTHTHWMPGRWRHTHTGCLAGGDTHAHTHTRTHWMPGRGRHKHTNTHTLDAWQVETHTHTHTHTHTGCLAGGDTNTHTHTHTLDAWQVETHTHTLDAWQVETHTHTHWMPGRWRHTHTHTGCLAGGDTHTHTLDAWQVETHTHTHWMPGRWRHTHTHTGCLAGGDTHTHTLDAWQVDTHTHTGETHTHTLDAWQGETHTHTHTLTSPLCCISRALSSPRSPRSCYDRGGSGYSACRGLQTHTEREAETQAETQAEEEAGSMPGA from the exons atgcacacacacgcgcacacgcacacagtggatgcctggcaggtggagacgcacacgcacacacacgcgcacacacactgGCTGTCTGGCGGGTGGAgacgcacacaaacacacacacacacattggatgcctggcaggtggagacacacacacactggatgcctagcag gtggagacacacacacacacacacacacacacacactggatgcctggtag gtagacacacacacacacactggatgcctggcaggtggagacacacacatgcacacacacgcgcacacacgcgcacgcacacactggatgcctggcaggtggagacacacacatgcacacacacgcgcacacgcacacagtggatgcctggcaggtggagacgcacacgcacacacacgcgcacacacactgGCTGTCTGGCGGGTGGAgacgcacacaaacacacacacacacattggatgcctggcaggtggagacacacacacactggatgcctagcag gtggagacacacacacacacacacacacacacacacacactggatgcctggcag gtagacacacacacacacactggatgcctggcaggtggagacacacacatgcacacacacgcgcacacacgcgcacgcacacactggatgcctggcaggtggagacacacacatgcacacacacgcgcacacgcacacagtggatgcctggcaggtggagacgcacacgcacacacacgcgcacacacactgGCTGTCTGGCGGGTGGAgacgcacacaaacacacacacacacattggatgcctggcaggtggagacacacacacactggatgcctagcag gtggagacacacacgcgcacacacacacacgcacacactggatgcctggcagggggagacacaaacacacaaacacacacacactggatgcctggcaggtggagacacacacacacacacacacacacacacacactggatgcctggcag gtggagacacaaacacacacacacacacacacacactggatgcctggcag gtggagacacacacacacacactggatgcctggcaggtggagacacacacacacacacactggatgcctggcaggtggagacacacacacacacacactggatgcctggcaggtggagacacacacacacacacactggatgcctggcaggtggagacacacacacacacacactggatgcctggcaggtggagacacacacacacacacactggatgcctggcaggtggagacacacacacacacacactggatgcctggcaggtagacacacacacacacactggagagacacacacacacacactggatgcctggcagggggagacacacacacacacacacacactcacatcccCCCTTTGCTGCATTTCTAGGGCTCTCTCCTCCCCCAGATCCCCCAGATCCTGTTATGATAGAGGTGGCAGTGGCTACTCTGCATGTAGGGGTctccagacacacacagagagagaggcagagacacaggcagagacacaggcagaggaagaagcaggctccatgccgggagcctga
- the LOC125752321 gene encoding filaggrin-2-like isoform X25 translates to MHTHAHTHTVDAWQVETHTHTHAHTHWLSGGWRRTQTHTHTLDAWQVETHTHWMPSRWRHTHTHTHTHTGCLVGRHTHTHWMPGRWRHTHAHTRAHTRTHTLDAWQVETHTCTHTRTRTQWMPGRWRRTRTHTRTHTGCLAGGDAHKHTHTHWMPGRWRHTHTGCLAGGDTHAHTHTRTHWMPGRGRHKHTNTHTLDAWQVETHTHTHTHTHTLDAWQVETHTHWMPGRWRHTHTHTHTHTGCLAGGDTHAHTHTRTHWMPGRGRHKHTNTHTLDAWQVETHTHTHTHTHTGCLAGGDTNTHTHTHTLDAWQVETHTHTLDAWQVETHTHTHWMPGRWRHTHTHTGCLAGGDTHTHTLDAWQVETHTHTHWMPGRWRHTHTHTGCLAGGDTHTHTLDAWQVDTHTHTGETHTHTLDAWQGETHTHTHTLTSPLCCISRALSSPRSPRSCYDRGGSGYSACRGLQTHTEREAETQAETQAEEEAGSMPGA, encoded by the exons atgcacacacacgcgcacacgcacacagtggatgcctggcaggtggagacgcacacgcacacacacgcgcacacacactgGCTGTCTGGCGGGTGGAgacgcacacaaacacacacacacacattggatgcctggcaggtggagacacacacacactggatgcctagcag gtggagacacacacacacacacacacacacacacactggatgcctggtag gtagacacacacacacacactggatgcctggcaggtggagacacacacatgcacacacacgcgcacacacgcgcacgcacacactggatgcctggcaggtggagacacacacatgcacacacacgcgcacacgcacacagtggatgcctggcaggtggagacgcacacgcacacacacgcgcacacacactgGCTGTCTGGCGGGTGGAgacgcacacaaacacacacacacacattggatgcctggcaggtggagacacacacacactggatgcctagcag gtggagacacacacgcgcacacacacacacgcacacactggatgcctggcagggggagacacaaacacacaaacacacacacactggatgcctggcaggtggagacacacacacacacacacacacacacacacacactggatgcctggcaggtggagacacacacacactggatgcctggcag gtggagacacacacacacacacacacacacacacactggatgcctggcaggtggagacacacacgcgcacacacacacacgcacacactggatgcctggcagggggagacacaaacacacaaacacacacacactggatgcctggcaggtggagacacacacacacacacacacacacacacacactggatgcctggcag gtggagacacaaacacacacacacacacacacacactggatgcctggcag gtggagacacacacacacacactggatgcctggcaggtggagacacacacacacacacactggatgcctggcaggtggagacacacacacacacacactggatgcctggcaggtggagacacacacacacacacactggatgcctggcaggtggagacacacacacacacacactggatgcctggcaggtggagacacacacacacacacactggatgcctggcaggtggagacacacacacacacacactggatgcctggcaggtagacacacacacacacactggagagacacacacacacacactggatgcctggcagggggagacacacacacacacacacacactcacatcccCCCTTTGCTGCATTTCTAGGGCTCTCTCCTCCCCCAGATCCCCCAGATCCTGTTATGATAGAGGTGGCAGTGGCTACTCTGCATGTAGGGGTctccagacacacacagagagagaggcagagacacaggcagagacacaggcagaggaagaagcaggctccatgccgggagcctga
- the LOC125752321 gene encoding histidine-rich glycoprotein-like isoform X39, with translation MHTHAHTHTVDAWQVETHTHTHAHTHWLSGGWRRTQTHTHTLDAWQVETHTHWMPSRWRHTHTHTHTHTGCLVGRHTHTHWMPGRWRHTHAHTRAHTRTHTLDAWQVETHTCTHTRTRTQWMPGRWRRTRTHTRTHTGCLAGGDAHKHTHTHWMPGRWRHTHTGCLAGGDTHAHTHTRTHWMPGRGRHKHTNTHTLDAWQVETHTHTHTHTHTLDAWQVETHTHWMPGRWRHTHTHTHTHTGCLAGGDTNTQTHTHWMPGRWRHTHTHTHTHTLDAWQVETQTHTHTHTHWMPGRWRHTHTHWMPGRWRHTHTHTGCLAGGDTHTHTLDAWQVETHTHTHWMPGRWRHTHTHTGCLAGGDTHTHTLDAWQVETHTHTHWMPGR, from the exons atgcacacacacgcgcacacgcacacagtggatgcctggcaggtggagacgcacacgcacacacacgcgcacacacactgGCTGTCTGGCGGGTGGAgacgcacacaaacacacacacacacattggatgcctggcaggtggagacacacacacactggatgcctagcag gtggagacacacacacacacacacacacacacacactggatgcctggtag gtagacacacacacacacactggatgcctggcaggtggagacacacacatgcacacacacgcgcacacacgcgcacgcacacactggatgcctggcaggtggagacacacacatgcacacacacgcgcacacgcacacagtggatgcctggcaggtggagacgcacacgcacacacacgcgcacacacactgGCTGTCTGGCGGGTGGAgacgcacacaaacacacacacacacattggatgcctggcaggtggagacacacacacactggatgcctagcag gtggagacacacacgcgcacacacacacacgcacacactggatgcctggcagggggagacacaaacacacaaacacacacacactggatgcctggcaggtggagacacacacacacacacacacacacacacacacactggatgcctggcaggtggagacacacacacactggatgcctggcag gtggagacacacacacacacacacacacacacacactggatgcctggcag ggggagacacaaacacacaaacacacacacactggatgcctggcaggtggagacacacacacacacacacacacacacacacactggatgcctggcag gtggagacacaaacacacacacacacacacacacactggatgcctggcag gtggagacacacacacacacactggatgcctggcaggtggagacacacacacacacacactggatgcctggcaggtggagacacacacacacacacactggatgcctggcaggtggagacacacacacacacacactggatgcctggcaggtggagacacacacacacacacactggatgcctggcaggtggagacacacacacacacacactggatgcctggcaggtggagacacacacacacacacactggatgcctggcaggtag